One stretch of Prunus persica cultivar Lovell chromosome G1, Prunus_persica_NCBIv2, whole genome shotgun sequence DNA includes these proteins:
- the LOC109946275 gene encoding uncharacterized protein LOC109946275 yields the protein MSGCKSSEIIAKRTAKQLKAALAIATQRRNLGIRICDERMNNKEKQPRGTQQDNSQQETTIRGHRENEVRTSNVRSNSSSTHPATDVEEQPAQAQNVTQTKEQKKKRGPTRMAVIPQGKKSRLEVSFNLGGQLCGPNSESFASFLGVLTRAHVPIVMSNWKDLKEKNKDELWSLLQQNYIVGDEHKNFIFRMMGKYWRQFKSKITTAIREASKRKHKARAISLVKPDNVKSKEDWDKFVKERLGAEFQKLSEKFKAMRKKQKYTHTMSRKGYARMEYDMKLNHPNPEEINRVTLWTKAHERKDGTPINEVVSNILKDIKTCNESKENPPARNSIRDDAIARVLGPETRGRVRGLGFGATPSRVDAVIQGSERVKELESVVKSQSQRMQLIEAKLEAFIKMSQEPQNKNVEDMISAHACTPQSQQGSRHVQDKSYNVNARCGQSSNLEYGRCQLLHWYNFELEQVVAEGHIASTDPTVKVHHMPIGRDCWKVWVDEVLDEELNLYRPTDEARRLGEALGSTVAWPKSCIKLLN from the exons TCAAGGCAGCATTGGCTATTGCAACTCAACGTCGAAATTTAGGAATTCGTATATGTGATGAAAGGATGAATAACAAAGAGAAACAACCAAGAGGTACACAGCAAGACAATTCGCAGCAGGAAACTACCATTAGAGGACATCGTGAAAATGAGGTTAGAACATCTAATGTGAGGTCCAATTCTTCATCTACTCATCCAGCTACTGATGTAGAAGAGCAGCCAGCACAAGCTCAAAATGTTACACAaaccaaagaacaaaaaaagaagcgaGGTCCTACTAGAATGGCAGTTATTCCCCAAGGCAAAAAATCACGGTTAGAAGTTAGTTTCAATCTCGGTGGACAACTATGTGGTCCAAATTCAGAGTCTTTTGCCTCATTTCTTGGGGTCTTAACGCGAGCGCATGTGCCTATTGTTATGTCAAATTGGAAGgaccttaaagaaaaaaacaaggatGAGCTTTGGTCATTACTTCag CAAAACTACATAGTGGGAGATGAgcataaaaattttatttttaggatGATGGGGAAATATTGGAGACAATTTAAATCAAAAATAACAACAGCAATTCGTGAAGCAAGTAAAAGAAAGCATAAGGCACGTGCCATTTCCCTTGTGAAGCCAGACAATGTAAAGTCAAAGGAAGATTGGGACAAATTTGTCAAAGAAAGACTTGGAGCGGAATTTCAA AAACTAAGTGAAAAGTTTAAAGCAATGAGAAAGAAGCAAAAGTACACACATACAATGAGTCGAAAAGGCTATGCCCGTATGGAGTATGACATG AAATTAAATCATCCAAATCCTGAAGAAATAAATAGAGTGACATTGTGGACAAAAGCGCATGAGAGAAAGGATGGTACACCAATTAACGAAGTTGTTAGCAACATATTG AAAGATATAAAGACGTGCAATGAGTCGAAAGAGAATCCACCAGCGAGAAATTCTATACGAGATGATGCTATAGCAAGAGTTTTGGGACCTGAAACTCGTGGCCGAGTTCGAGGGCTTGGGTTTGGTGCAACACCCTCTAGAGTAGATGCAGTAATTCAAGGCAGTGAACGAGTTAAAGAACTTGAATCCGTAGTGAAATCTCAATCTCAAAGGATGCAGCTAATTGAAGCCAAACTTGAAGCATTTATTAAAATGTCTCAAGAG CCTCAAAATAAGAATGTAGAGGATATGATAAGTGCACATGCATGTACTCCTCAA TCACAACAAGGAAGCCGTCATGTACAAGATAAAAGTTACAATGTGAATGCAAGATGTGGTCAAAGTAGCAATCTTGAATATGGAAGATGTCAACTTTTACACTGGTACAATTTTGAATTGGAGCAAGTTGTAGCTGAGGGACATATTGCCTCAACAGACCCAACTGTTAAAGTTCATCATATGCCTATTGGACGTGATTGTTGGAAGGTTTGGGTTGATGAAGTGCTTGATGAAGAACTTAACTTGTATAGACCCACAGATGAAGCGCGAAGACTTGGTGAAGCTTTAGGCAGTACTGTTGCATGGCCAAAAAGCTGTATAAAATTGCTTAACTAA